A window of Exiguobacterium sp. FSL W8-0210 genomic DNA:
CTTCGACCGTATCATCCTCATGCAATGGTACTTGATCCAGTATTCCTAGTCGCATCACGCATTCCTCCTCTACTCTTTCAGTGTAAAGGGTGGAGGAACGGAGTTCAAAAACGAGGCTCAGACACGGACGAGACGATCTTCGATAATAACGCCGTCTCGCATCTCGATCGTTCGATTCGCTCGTTCCGCAAGTGCCGGGTCGTGGGTGACAAATAAGACGCCGCAGCCTTTCTCTTCGTTTAATGACCGTAAAAGATTGAAGATGATTTCTCCCGTATCCGTATCGAGGTTCCCTGTTGGCTCATCGGCAAGCAACCATTTCGGTTCATGAACGAGTGCTCGGGCAACGGCGACCCGTTGTTGTTGTCCACCGGAAAGTTGCGACGGCAAACTGCCTGCTTTATCGGCGAGACCGACTTGCGCGAGTAACTGCTCGGCGCGTTCTTTTTTATCATACGGTACTTTCCGACCGAACAGTGGCGCCATGACATTTTCAAGCGCCGTCAGCGTCGGAATCAAATGAAACTGCTGGAAGATGAAGCCGATGTTTTCGAAGCGAAAGTCGGATAATTCTTTACTGTTCAATTTGTTGATTGGTTTCCCGTCATAATGCAACTCCCCGCTCGTCGGTCGATCGAGCGTGCCGATTAGACTGAGTAACGTTGATTTTCCAGATCCCGAAGGTCCGATGATCGAAATGAAGTCGCCCGCCTCAAGTGTCACGTCGATGTCTTGTAACGCTTGTGTCTCGACACCGTCTCCTGAAAATGATTTTCCCATCTGTTTGCATTGAAATGTTCCTTCCATATGTACCCCTCCATTATTCTTGATAACGTACTATTCAAGAATAGATTGGTAATTCCTTCTAAATAAAAGGAAATAAAAAACAGTACTCTTATGGAACAAGAATACTGTCAGGAAACTCTCGGTTGAATAGAAACGAAATTTTTACGATAGACGATCTCATACGGTAAGACGAACAATATACATGCAAGAGTCGTGAACTGAATCATGCTTCCGATTGGTGGTAGTGGAGACAGCGATGCTTCATGCCACACTTCATATAGACCAATGAACAAAAACAGGACGACGCTACTCGTCGTCACGTAGATAAGCAGCCGAAGGGGCAATGGATAATGCCGGACGATCCATAACATCGGTAACCCAAAGATAAAATAGGATAACGTCATCGCAAACGTCCCGAACTGATAGACGATCTCAAAGTCAATCGTTGTCAGGAATGAATACGCCGTGAACGCTAAGAACGAAAGAATCGTCACAACAGCCGCATAACTGATCCAGCGCATACGGTTGGCTCCTCTCCTGAATGTTATTCCTGTACACGCGATCGTGACAGAAACCTAATATGTACAATTAGTGTAGGTAGTTCGATTTCATTTGTCAATTATCTTCAGATTGACTTATTCAGTCTATGTACGATTGCAATGAGAGCGAATTCATAGAATAATGAAAAAAGAGAATATGAAAGTGAGGTTTTATCGATGGATGAACAATTAACGGTGTTTCGTGATCGCTTTGAAGCTACACTTGATTACCACGATGGTCTTTCGTTTATGGAGGTCGAGTCACGCCTGACACCTTCAAAACGAGCAGCACTCGCTTGGATGGAACAAACAGGAGGAGAACCGAATATCGTAAACCTTGATGGACGATTCGTCATCATCGATACGGTCAAAGAGAGTCCAGCTGGTCGACGAAGCGTTTGTTTTGACGAAGTCGCTCGACTCGGTCGAAAGAAAAATGCGCCCGGAGCTAGCGTCGAGTCAATGATTGA
This region includes:
- a CDS encoding ABC transporter ATP-binding protein — encoded protein: MEGTFQCKQMGKSFSGDGVETQALQDIDVTLEAGDFISIIGPSGSGKSTLLSLIGTLDRPTSGELHYDGKPINKLNSKELSDFRFENIGFIFQQFHLIPTLTALENVMAPLFGRKVPYDKKERAEQLLAQVGLADKAGSLPSQLSGGQQQRVAVARALVHEPKWLLADEPTGNLDTDTGEIIFNLLRSLNEEKGCGVLFVTHDPALAERANRTIEMRDGVIIEDRLVRV
- a CDS encoding DUF4256 domain-containing protein; this translates as MDEQLTVFRDRFEATLDYHDGLSFMEVESRLTPSKRAALAWMEQTGGEPNIVNLDGRFVIIDTVKESPAGRRSVCFDEVARLGRKKNAPGASVESMIEALELDLLTPEQYQKLQTQFSFDEKTSSWLATPDVIRQKGGALFGDRRYETTFIYHNGVDSYYASRGFRVLLELE